One genomic region from Haloterrigena gelatinilytica encodes:
- a CDS encoding class I SAM-dependent methyltransferase, whose protein sequence is MSEEPDAIDVLERAEADAPLAAIVEKPRAETAIESLRAEGVYDDSRTVREDGSDKVALPVTEPPAETRVLEVVRQLEPEPRSPDLEDLLSDRGWTDAQLEAAPGSWAVIGSVILVTVPEGCPDEAELGEALLELHGEADSVLADEGIANDGAAGTYREPRTRLIAGERDTDTIHTEHGTRYGLDPAKVMFSPGNQAERARMGELGSTDEHVFDMFAGIGYFTLPMARAGARVTATEINPTAFRYLLENAVLNDVGDRVDAYMTDCRELAAELEADRVVMGYYGSGGSDEAAGEEGDGDGARTDEAHEFLPDALEALSPGGVVHYHEATPESRLWDRPLERLAAAGEAAGREFEVLEKRRVKSHSAGVAHVVVDARFE, encoded by the coding sequence ATGTCTGAGGAACCGGACGCGATCGACGTCCTCGAGCGCGCGGAGGCGGACGCGCCGCTCGCGGCGATCGTCGAAAAGCCCCGCGCCGAGACGGCCATCGAGTCGCTGCGCGCCGAGGGCGTCTACGACGATTCGCGGACGGTCCGTGAGGACGGTTCCGACAAGGTCGCCCTCCCCGTCACCGAGCCGCCCGCGGAGACCCGCGTCCTCGAGGTCGTCCGCCAGCTCGAGCCCGAGCCCCGCAGCCCCGACCTCGAGGACCTGCTTTCCGACCGCGGCTGGACCGACGCGCAACTCGAGGCGGCGCCGGGCTCGTGGGCCGTGATCGGTTCGGTGATCCTCGTGACGGTCCCCGAGGGCTGTCCCGACGAGGCGGAACTCGGCGAGGCCCTGCTCGAGCTCCACGGCGAGGCCGACAGCGTGCTGGCCGACGAGGGGATCGCGAACGACGGCGCGGCCGGCACCTACCGCGAACCCAGGACCCGGCTGATCGCCGGCGAGCGCGACACCGACACGATCCACACCGAACACGGAACCCGCTACGGTCTCGATCCCGCGAAAGTGATGTTCTCGCCGGGAAACCAGGCCGAACGGGCCCGGATGGGCGAACTGGGGAGTACCGACGAGCACGTCTTCGACATGTTCGCCGGAATCGGCTACTTCACCCTCCCGATGGCCCGGGCCGGCGCGCGGGTGACCGCGACCGAGATCAACCCGACCGCCTTCCGCTACCTGCTCGAGAACGCCGTGCTCAACGACGTCGGCGACCGCGTCGACGCCTACATGACCGACTGTCGGGAGCTCGCGGCCGAACTCGAGGCCGACCGCGTGGTGATGGGCTACTACGGCAGCGGCGGCTCTGACGAAGCGGCCGGCGAGGAAGGCGACGGAGACGGAGCCCGCACGGACGAGGCCCACGAGTTCCTCCCCGACGCCCTCGAGGCGCTGTCGCCCGGCGGCGTCGTCCACTACCACGAGGCGACGCCCGAATCCCGGCTCTGGGACCGTCCGCTCGAGCGGCTCGCGGCCGCGGGCGAGGCCGCCGGTCGCGAGTTCGAGGTCCTCGAGAAGCGCCGCGTCAAGAGCCACAGCGCCGGCGTCGCTCACGTCGTCGTGGACGCGCGGTTCGAGTGA
- a CDS encoding helicase C-terminal domain-containing protein has product MNPERIFEEFPAPSYRGTQEQALRDIQDAFAAGNDVVLVRAPTGSGKSLLARAVAGCARETDDADPSDATGAYYTTPQVSQLDDVAADDLLADLNVIRGKSNYSCILPDERDTPVNQAPCVRERGYDCSVKHRCPYFSDRAIASNRNIAAMTLAYFMQTAGSEVFRKRDVVVVDEAHGLAEWAEMYATIQLGPRTVPFWDDLRVPEIDDLDRAVRYAENLAQKCGRRKDDLLAQDSLTPAEVRERDRLQELIGELDWFVSDYRDPQSPTTWLVDQSEPSRSRTSGDADGDDDPAGGPLTIKPMNPEKYLQHTVWDRGNKFALLSATILNKDAFCRQVGLTPENVALVDVEHTFPVENRPLYDVTQGKMTYEQRDDTTPKIARTIVRLMQRHPDEKGLIHAHSYDIQERLADLLTDFGVGDRIRTHDRDGRDAALDGWKASDDPDVFLSVKMEEALDLKGDLCRWQVLCKAPFLNTGDSRVAHRLEEGQWAWYYRTALRTVIQACGRVVRAPDDHGATYLADSSLLDLFDRARTDMPDWFEAQVVRMERPDLPEFRPGDALGDGGASSARGGGSDDAGGSERGTRTERSRTRSRSRRSGRSSNSNSSPVADVWDTDG; this is encoded by the coding sequence GTGAACCCCGAGCGGATCTTCGAGGAGTTTCCCGCGCCCAGCTACCGCGGGACCCAGGAGCAGGCCCTCCGCGACATTCAGGACGCCTTCGCGGCCGGCAACGACGTGGTGTTGGTCCGAGCGCCGACGGGCAGCGGCAAGTCCCTGCTCGCCCGCGCGGTCGCGGGCTGTGCGCGGGAGACCGACGACGCCGACCCGAGCGACGCGACCGGCGCCTACTACACGACCCCGCAGGTCTCGCAGTTGGACGACGTCGCGGCCGACGACCTGCTGGCGGACCTGAACGTCATCCGCGGGAAGTCCAACTACTCCTGTATCCTCCCCGACGAGCGCGACACGCCGGTCAATCAGGCCCCCTGCGTCCGCGAGCGGGGGTACGACTGTTCGGTCAAGCACCGCTGTCCCTACTTCTCGGACCGCGCGATCGCGTCGAACCGCAATATCGCCGCGATGACGCTGGCCTATTTCATGCAGACCGCGGGCAGCGAAGTCTTCCGCAAACGCGACGTCGTGGTCGTCGACGAGGCCCACGGGCTGGCCGAGTGGGCCGAAATGTACGCGACGATTCAGCTCGGACCGCGGACCGTCCCCTTCTGGGACGACCTGCGCGTCCCCGAGATCGACGACCTCGATCGGGCCGTCCGGTACGCCGAGAACCTCGCCCAGAAGTGCGGGCGGCGCAAGGACGACCTGCTCGCACAGGACTCTCTGACGCCCGCCGAGGTCCGCGAACGCGACCGGCTGCAGGAACTCATCGGCGAACTCGACTGGTTCGTCTCGGACTACCGCGATCCCCAGAGCCCGACGACGTGGTTGGTCGACCAGTCCGAGCCGTCGCGGTCCCGGACGAGCGGCGACGCCGACGGCGACGACGACCCCGCGGGCGGCCCCCTGACGATCAAGCCGATGAACCCCGAGAAGTACCTCCAGCACACCGTCTGGGACCGAGGCAACAAGTTCGCGCTGCTGTCTGCGACGATCCTCAACAAGGACGCGTTCTGCCGGCAGGTCGGGCTGACTCCCGAGAACGTCGCGCTGGTCGACGTCGAACACACCTTCCCCGTCGAGAACCGGCCGCTGTACGACGTGACGCAGGGGAAGATGACCTACGAACAGCGCGACGACACGACGCCGAAGATCGCCCGCACGATCGTCCGGCTCATGCAGCGCCACCCCGACGAGAAGGGGCTGATCCACGCCCACTCTTACGACATTCAGGAGCGACTCGCCGACCTCCTTACCGACTTCGGCGTCGGCGACCGGATCCGGACCCACGACCGGGACGGCCGCGACGCCGCCCTCGACGGCTGGAAGGCCAGCGACGACCCCGACGTCTTCCTCTCGGTGAAGATGGAGGAGGCGCTGGATCTGAAAGGCGACCTCTGTCGCTGGCAGGTGCTCTGTAAGGCCCCGTTCCTCAACACCGGCGACTCGAGAGTCGCCCACCGACTCGAAGAGGGGCAGTGGGCGTGGTATTACCGCACCGCCCTGCGGACCGTCATCCAGGCCTGCGGCCGGGTCGTCCGGGCCCCCGACGACCACGGCGCGACGTACCTCGCGGACTCGAGTCTGCTGGACCTGTTCGATCGCGCTCGGACGGACATGCCCGACTGGTTCGAGGCGCAGGTCGTCCGGATGGAGCGCCCCGACCTACCCGAGTTCCGGCCCGGGGACGCCCTCGGCGACGGCGGCGCGTCATCGGCGCGAGGCGGCGGATCCGACGACGCCGGCGGATCCGAACGGGGTACGAGAACCGAACGATCGCGGACGCGCTCGCGCTCCCGTCGGTCCGGCCGGTCGTCGAACTCGAACTCGAGTCCGGTCGCCGACGTCTGGGACACGGACGGCTAG
- a CDS encoding DUF7561 family protein has product MARNTCDGCGRTVSVAGGIANLWTFGEDDGSDGTAMTLELADGSEHLLCYPCIEALPDEPTADDVARLEQVDEGSSQLGVQ; this is encoded by the coding sequence ATGGCACGGAACACCTGCGACGGCTGCGGACGAACGGTCTCGGTCGCCGGCGGCATCGCCAACCTCTGGACGTTCGGCGAGGACGACGGCAGCGACGGAACCGCGATGACCCTCGAGTTGGCCGACGGGTCGGAACACCTGCTGTGTTACCCCTGTATCGAGGCTCTGCCCGACGAACCGACGGCCGACGACGTAGCGAGACTCGAGCAGGTCGACGAGGGGAGCTCGCAGCTCGGCGTTCAGTGA
- a CDS encoding YkgJ family cysteine cluster protein produces MEVHCEGCAGCCMDWRPLLEDGESATDAAGAANKRRHRPFDDGEGDGRPPIDDDANFVALTRDEVREFLEAGMAPALTPRFWRARDGSEGVEIDGRSVAAVAGRPVFFVGLRKPPKPVAPFDREEPAWLPTCVFLDPTTLQCRIHGSDRFPDECGAYPAHNLALEQETECERVEAAFGGERLLEADVDPDLDGLLFGSQALGAKLFAHPRPEDLEGIVERTAAGTLTAADRAECLAVAAASSPGTLATSDYHYEWGKERALEAAPDGAAVRRDSSDDRDAGDDRSGDAPDSKRDRAESWVGPAIREWHRRRATADGTVPDPDVATEIEDDRGAPGTPGWDALE; encoded by the coding sequence ATGGAGGTCCACTGCGAGGGCTGTGCGGGCTGTTGCATGGACTGGCGACCGCTGCTCGAGGACGGCGAGAGCGCGACCGACGCCGCCGGGGCAGCGAACAAGCGACGGCACCGGCCGTTCGACGACGGCGAGGGCGACGGCCGGCCGCCGATCGACGACGACGCCAACTTCGTCGCCCTCACCCGCGACGAGGTCCGCGAGTTCCTCGAGGCGGGAATGGCGCCGGCCCTGACGCCGCGGTTCTGGCGCGCTCGCGACGGGAGCGAGGGCGTCGAGATCGACGGCCGCAGCGTCGCCGCCGTCGCCGGTCGACCGGTCTTCTTCGTCGGCCTCCGGAAGCCGCCCAAACCGGTCGCCCCCTTCGACCGCGAGGAACCGGCGTGGCTCCCGACCTGCGTCTTCCTCGACCCGACGACGCTGCAGTGTCGCATCCACGGCAGCGACCGCTTTCCCGACGAGTGCGGCGCCTATCCGGCGCACAACCTCGCGCTCGAGCAGGAGACCGAGTGCGAGCGCGTCGAGGCCGCGTTCGGCGGCGAGCGCCTGCTCGAGGCGGACGTCGACCCGGATCTCGACGGCCTGCTGTTTGGATCGCAGGCGCTCGGCGCGAAACTGTTCGCCCATCCCCGACCCGAGGACCTCGAGGGAATCGTCGAGCGGACCGCCGCGGGAACGCTGACGGCCGCCGACCGCGCGGAGTGTCTGGCCGTCGCCGCGGCCTCGAGCCCCGGCACGCTCGCGACGTCCGACTACCACTACGAGTGGGGGAAGGAGCGAGCGCTCGAGGCCGCGCCGGACGGTGCGGCCGTTCGTCGTGACTCGAGCGACGACCGCGACGCGGGTGACGACCGGAGCGGCGACGCCCCCGACTCGAAGCGGGACCGCGCCGAGTCGTGGGTCGGGCCGGCGATCCGGGAGTGGCACCGGCGACGGGCGACGGCGGACGGGACGGTTCCCGACCCCGACGTCGCTACTGAGATCGAGGACGACCGCGGCGCGCCCGGAACGCCGGGCTGGGACGCCCTCGAGTGA
- a CDS encoding DUF5786 family protein, whose product MSMGAYDEDEHERREQQASRVDADFDDERTIYHGEVEYDSGESAEALLDQFEQMKSE is encoded by the coding sequence ATGTCAATGGGTGCCTATGACGAAGACGAACACGAGCGACGCGAGCAGCAGGCGTCCAGAGTCGACGCCGATTTCGACGACGAGCGGACGATCTATCACGGCGAAGTCGAGTACGACTCCGGCGAGTCGGCCGAAGCGCTACTCGACCAGTTCGAACAGATGAAATCGGAATAG
- a CDS encoding DUF5784 family protein, which yields MARPLRFRYSPASWSEEKVRHEILQPLRSNIGARAVAPRFDIGADWETHRFEMQNGDVALFARNGGEAYWMGNTETPSSLWKTDKFGWREVPYHVSRWTQRELLSTLHEEDPWLVDYPHLSWFFLPVFMSKDGRESTRAFFREHAAGFPDAGRRETTEFFEDFLRTGVLDEYRHVMSGKLGTSDHVDRVRMSAAMAEFIAAKILTDAGYAVEPEIEVTTGHSLDFRAEDERTNVLVEVTRPQPPINRAAAGPVAAVRDTAETKTNGQLAEHGGGAVLFVDCSSFRDDAWNAVRAEQPDVRHRPAVVYRVRPDGRAEGYTKGRVPLDLAGAVDILN from the coding sequence GTGGCACGGCCGCTTCGCTTTCGGTATTCGCCCGCCTCCTGGAGCGAGGAGAAAGTCCGACACGAGATCCTCCAGCCGCTCCGGTCGAACATCGGGGCCCGCGCAGTGGCGCCGCGGTTCGACATCGGCGCCGACTGGGAGACGCACCGTTTCGAGATGCAAAACGGCGACGTCGCGCTGTTCGCGCGAAACGGCGGGGAGGCCTACTGGATGGGCAACACCGAGACGCCCTCGTCGCTGTGGAAGACCGACAAGTTCGGCTGGCGGGAAGTCCCCTATCACGTCTCGCGGTGGACCCAGCGGGAACTGCTCTCGACGCTCCACGAGGAGGATCCGTGGCTGGTCGACTACCCGCACCTCTCGTGGTTTTTCCTCCCCGTCTTCATGTCCAAGGACGGCCGCGAGTCGACGCGAGCGTTCTTCCGCGAACACGCCGCCGGCTTCCCCGACGCCGGGCGGCGCGAGACGACCGAGTTCTTCGAGGATTTCCTCCGGACCGGCGTCTTAGACGAGTACCGACACGTCATGTCGGGGAAACTGGGGACCAGCGACCACGTCGATCGCGTTCGCATGAGCGCCGCGATGGCCGAGTTCATCGCCGCGAAGATCCTCACGGACGCCGGCTACGCCGTCGAACCCGAAATCGAGGTCACGACCGGACACTCGCTGGATTTCCGCGCCGAGGACGAACGGACCAACGTCCTCGTCGAGGTGACCCGTCCCCAGCCGCCGATCAACCGCGCGGCGGCGGGGCCCGTCGCCGCCGTCCGCGACACCGCCGAGACCAAGACCAACGGCCAACTGGCCGAACACGGCGGCGGCGCCGTGCTGTTCGTCGACTGCTCGAGTTTTCGCGACGACGCCTGGAACGCCGTCCGCGCCGAACAGCCCGACGTGCGCCACCGGCCGGCCGTCGTCTATCGCGTTCGCCCGGACGGCCGCGCCGAGGGGTACACGAAGGGCCGGGTCCCACTCGATCTGGCGGGTGCGGTCGACATCCTGAACTGA
- a CDS encoding zinc-dependent alcohol dehydrogenase family protein: protein MRAAVLEEHGEPLSIEDVDAPDPDPKGAVVDVEACGVCRSDWHGWQGDWGWLGLETNPGQILGHEPAGRVVAVGDEVTNVSEGDHVAVPFNLGDGTCHECRRGHSNTCENVMPLGFVEPVQGAFAEQVHVPAADHNLVELPDGVSSVDMAGLGCRFMTSFHALAHRADVSAGDWVSVHGVGGVGLSAVHIADALGANVIAVDLTDEKLEKAQELGAVETVNAGDVDDVPAEVKAIADGGANVSMDALGIETTSQNSVQSLGNRGQHLQVGLTTQDEQGMITVPSDAMVMQEIEFIGSLGMPPTRYDEIFRMVATGKLRPADVVSETIGLEDVTDKLEAMTDYETEGIPVIDTFN, encoded by the coding sequence ATGCGCGCAGCAGTCCTCGAGGAACACGGCGAACCGCTCTCGATCGAAGACGTCGACGCGCCGGATCCGGATCCGAAGGGTGCCGTCGTCGACGTCGAAGCCTGCGGCGTCTGTCGGAGCGACTGGCACGGCTGGCAGGGCGACTGGGGGTGGCTGGGCCTCGAGACGAACCCGGGACAGATCCTGGGCCACGAGCCCGCGGGCCGCGTCGTGGCCGTCGGCGACGAGGTGACGAACGTCTCGGAAGGAGACCACGTCGCCGTTCCGTTCAACCTCGGCGACGGGACCTGCCACGAGTGTCGCCGAGGCCACTCGAACACCTGCGAGAACGTGATGCCGCTTGGCTTCGTCGAACCCGTACAGGGTGCGTTCGCCGAGCAGGTACACGTCCCCGCGGCCGATCACAACCTCGTCGAACTCCCCGACGGCGTCTCGTCGGTCGACATGGCCGGACTGGGCTGTCGGTTCATGACGTCGTTCCACGCGCTGGCCCACCGGGCCGACGTGAGCGCGGGCGACTGGGTGTCGGTCCACGGCGTCGGGGGCGTCGGCCTCTCGGCGGTCCACATCGCCGACGCCCTCGGCGCCAACGTGATCGCCGTCGATCTCACGGACGAGAAACTCGAGAAAGCGCAGGAACTGGGCGCCGTCGAGACCGTCAACGCCGGCGACGTCGACGACGTCCCGGCCGAAGTCAAAGCGATCGCCGACGGAGGCGCCAACGTCTCGATGGACGCCCTGGGCATCGAAACGACCTCCCAGAACTCGGTCCAGAGCCTCGGCAACCGCGGCCAGCACCTCCAGGTCGGCCTGACCACGCAGGACGAACAGGGCATGATCACCGTTCCGTCCGATGCGATGGTCATGCAGGAGATCGAGTTCATCGGCTCGCTCGGCATGCCGCCGACCCGATACGACGAGATCTTCCGCATGGTCGCGACCGGCAAACTCCGCCCCGCAGACGTCGTCTCCGAAACCATCGGTCTCGAGGACGTCACCGACAAACTCGAGGCGATGACCGACTACGAGACGGAAGGGATCCCGGTCATCGACACGTTCAACTAA
- a CDS encoding DUF5789 family protein: MLLNGTGDVIDDHEYPATTEELIENYGDRTLELPNGSETVGDVLARLESETFEYPEEARFAVYSAVSDKAVGRVGYSDRDPTPTGSPYSPDAVSF; encoded by the coding sequence ATGCTGCTCAACGGCACCGGCGACGTCATCGACGACCACGAGTATCCCGCCACCACCGAGGAACTGATCGAAAACTACGGCGATCGAACCCTCGAACTCCCGAACGGATCCGAGACGGTCGGCGATGTACTCGCCCGCCTCGAATCCGAGACCTTCGAATACCCCGAGGAGGCGCGCTTCGCCGTCTATTCCGCGGTCAGCGACAAGGCCGTCGGCCGCGTCGGCTACAGCGACCGCGACCCGACGCCGACCGGCAGCCCGTACTCGCCGGACGCGGTTTCCTTCTAA
- a CDS encoding PHP domain-containing protein yields the protein MPYADLHVHTTRSDGSLDLETVPDAARYAGVEVVAVTDHDRLQPFDAPVVERDGVTLVNGIELRVETPHGERVDLLGYGVEPTPELEGIVERIQRNRIERGRAIVDCVETRLGVDLGVTVDEGFGRPHVARAIEAHPDVEYDYQDAFDELIGYGDPCYAARDVPSFERGLAALSGASRLVSLAHPLRYRDPEAALGLTADPDLEAVELHYPYGRDDVDLDVVKRAIERNDLLVTGGSDAHETELGVEGLSRREYEATTIADS from the coding sequence ATGCCATACGCCGATCTGCACGTCCACACGACGCGCTCGGACGGGAGTCTTGACCTCGAGACGGTGCCCGACGCCGCCCGGTACGCGGGCGTCGAGGTCGTCGCGGTGACCGACCACGATCGGCTCCAGCCGTTCGACGCGCCGGTGGTCGAGCGGGACGGCGTGACGCTCGTCAACGGGATCGAACTCCGCGTCGAGACGCCCCACGGCGAGCGGGTCGATCTGCTCGGATACGGCGTCGAGCCGACCCCGGAACTCGAGGGGATCGTCGAGCGGATCCAGCGAAATCGTATCGAGCGAGGGCGGGCGATCGTCGACTGCGTGGAGACCCGACTGGGGGTCGATCTCGGCGTGACCGTCGACGAGGGGTTCGGACGGCCCCACGTCGCCCGGGCGATCGAGGCCCATCCAGACGTCGAGTACGACTATCAGGACGCCTTCGACGAACTCATCGGCTACGGCGACCCCTGCTACGCGGCTCGAGACGTCCCGTCGTTCGAGCGCGGGCTGGCGGCGCTGTCCGGCGCCAGTCGACTCGTCTCGCTGGCCCACCCGCTCCGGTATCGCGATCCCGAAGCGGCGCTCGGACTGACCGCCGACCCCGACCTCGAGGCCGTCGAACTTCACTATCCGTACGGGCGCGACGACGTCGATTTGGACGTCGTGAAGCGGGCGATCGAACGCAACGACCTGCTGGTAACTGGCGGAAGCGACGCCCACGAGACCGAACTCGGCGTCGAGGGCCTGTCGCGACGCGAGTACGAGGCGACGACTATCGCAGACTCGTGA
- a CDS encoding DUF6757 family protein, with product MNCHYCDREAAFAAESDGLKVGLCEEHFRERLQELAEADGLETLKEKVDVDRAE from the coding sequence ATGAACTGCCACTACTGTGACCGCGAGGCCGCGTTCGCCGCCGAATCGGACGGTCTCAAAGTCGGTCTCTGTGAGGAACACTTCCGCGAACGCTTACAGGAGCTCGCGGAAGCCGACGGCCTCGAGACGCTCAAGGAGAAAGTGGACGTCGACCGCGCCGAGTAG
- a CDS encoding 4Fe-4S dicluster domain-containing protein, whose protein sequence is MAIDPQFHENRDQVDEHEGHSVWGPVDEPEELGIHGTHVAVDFDLCIADGACLEDCPVDVFEWVETPGHPESEEKADPANEAQCIDCMLCVDVCPVDAIDVDAGRSA, encoded by the coding sequence ATGGCCATAGATCCGCAGTTTCACGAGAACCGCGACCAGGTCGACGAACACGAGGGCCACTCCGTCTGGGGCCCCGTCGACGAACCCGAAGAACTCGGCATCCACGGAACGCACGTCGCGGTCGACTTCGACCTCTGTATCGCCGACGGCGCCTGCCTCGAGGACTGCCCCGTCGACGTCTTCGAGTGGGTCGAGACGCCCGGCCATCCGGAGAGCGAAGAGAAGGCCGACCCCGCAAACGAGGCCCAGTGTATCGATTGTATGCTCTGCGTCGACGTCTGTCCGGTCGACGCGATCGACGTCGACGCGGGACGGTCGGCCTGA
- a CDS encoding TrmB family transcriptional regulator: MALEELGLTEYEARCFVALTRISRGTAKEVSQVADVPRSRVYDTIERLDRKGLVNVQQTEPREYKAVSVDTACRRIREDYDSRINAAENALGNLKTPESDDDEGMWAITQNEHVTDRIVTFLEDADDTVHYLVPAPKVAETRIVESLASAADRGVDVYIEVPTEDEREEFADAVPGAAVTVSPDIATTNEIHSEWPGQLLMTDQKSIVATGIKESDLPDVTQQVAVWTYGHDHGFAVWMRELLDDRLEIRHEDRSLEE, translated from the coding sequence ATGGCCCTCGAGGAACTGGGGCTGACCGAATACGAAGCGCGGTGTTTCGTCGCCCTTACGCGGATCTCCAGGGGAACCGCAAAGGAGGTGAGCCAGGTCGCAGACGTTCCCCGCTCGCGGGTGTACGACACCATCGAGCGCCTCGATCGGAAGGGGCTCGTCAACGTCCAGCAGACCGAACCCCGAGAGTACAAGGCCGTCTCGGTCGACACGGCCTGTCGGCGCATCCGCGAGGACTACGACTCCCGGATCAACGCCGCCGAGAACGCGCTCGGGAACCTCAAGACGCCGGAATCGGACGACGACGAGGGGATGTGGGCGATCACGCAGAACGAGCACGTTACCGACCGCATCGTCACGTTTCTCGAGGACGCCGACGATACGGTTCACTACCTCGTGCCGGCGCCAAAGGTGGCCGAAACGCGGATCGTCGAGTCCCTTGCGTCGGCCGCCGACCGCGGCGTCGACGTCTACATCGAAGTGCCGACCGAGGACGAGCGCGAGGAGTTCGCCGACGCGGTTCCGGGCGCTGCCGTCACGGTCTCGCCCGATATCGCGACGACGAACGAAATCCACTCCGAGTGGCCCGGTCAGTTGCTCATGACCGACCAGAAATCGATCGTCGCGACCGGGATCAAGGAGAGCGACCTCCCCGACGTGACCCAGCAGGTGGCGGTCTGGACCTACGGTCACGATCACGGTTTCGCCGTCTGGATGCGCGAACTGCTCGACGACCGACTCGAGATCCGTCACGAGGATCGCTCCCTCGAGGAGTGA
- a CDS encoding MFS transporter — protein sequence MRWRYNETVLAACTLAFLATMAARLVISPVVPQITAAFGVSNAVIGLALTGLWMAYFLAQFPSGVLADRYGERRIILIAVGGTAIASALLAFAPLFPLFVLCVIALGFAAGLHYSVATSLLTRTYDEIGAAIGVHNSGGPIAGLIVPPVAAWIGVRYGWRAAIAVGVVVAVPIFFLFARAVRPIDPRRPDQPMAERFEFEPLAELLGRPKIAFTVALAVLGDFVWQAVASFLPTFLVAYRGQSATTASLVFGGYFLVQGITGVGVGAASDRYGRDVATAGCMLLAVAGIAVLLAVPGIPAVAGAVVLLGIGLGWGGALLPRFMDHLSAAERSAGFGLVRTVYGFVGALGSVVTGALADLFGWGVSFGFLAALLALVFVALTINRAFSLGY from the coding sequence ATGCGCTGGCGATACAACGAAACCGTCCTGGCGGCGTGTACGCTCGCCTTTCTGGCGACGATGGCCGCCCGGCTGGTCATCAGCCCGGTCGTCCCCCAGATCACCGCCGCCTTCGGCGTCTCCAACGCCGTCATCGGGCTCGCGCTGACGGGACTGTGGATGGCCTACTTCCTCGCGCAGTTCCCCAGCGGCGTCCTCGCCGACAGGTACGGCGAGCGGCGCATCATTCTGATCGCGGTCGGCGGGACGGCGATCGCGAGCGCGCTTCTCGCGTTCGCACCGCTGTTCCCGCTGTTCGTGCTCTGCGTTATCGCGCTCGGGTTCGCCGCCGGCCTCCACTACAGCGTCGCCACGTCGCTGCTGACCCGGACCTACGACGAGATCGGCGCCGCGATCGGCGTCCACAACAGCGGCGGCCCCATTGCGGGACTCATCGTGCCGCCGGTGGCCGCCTGGATCGGCGTCCGCTACGGCTGGCGGGCCGCGATCGCGGTCGGGGTCGTCGTGGCCGTCCCGATCTTCTTCCTGTTCGCCCGCGCGGTCCGGCCGATCGACCCCCGGCGCCCCGACCAGCCGATGGCCGAACGGTTCGAGTTCGAGCCGCTGGCGGAACTGCTCGGGCGGCCGAAGATCGCCTTCACCGTCGCGCTGGCCGTACTGGGGGATTTCGTCTGGCAGGCCGTCGCTTCGTTCCTGCCGACGTTCCTCGTCGCGTATCGCGGCCAGTCGGCGACGACGGCGAGCCTCGTGTTCGGCGGCTACTTCCTCGTCCAGGGAATTACGGGCGTCGGGGTGGGCGCGGCGTCGGATCGCTACGGTCGCGACGTCGCCACGGCGGGCTGTATGCTCCTCGCCGTCGCCGGCATCGCCGTGCTGCTGGCGGTTCCGGGCATCCCCGCCGTCGCGGGCGCGGTCGTCCTCCTCGGGATCGGGCTCGGCTGGGGCGGAGCGTTGCTGCCTCGGTTTATGGATCACCTCTCGGCGGCGGAGCGAAGCGCGGGCTTCGGGCTCGTCCGCACCGTCTACGGCTTCGTCGGTGCGCTCGGATCGGTCGTCACGGGCGCGCTGGCCGATCTCTTCGGCTGGGGCGTCTCCTTCGGCTTCCTCGCCGCGTTGCTCGCGCTCGTTTTCGTTGCCCTGACGATCAATCGGGCGTTCTCCCTGGGCTACTGA